A single Loxodonta africana isolate mLoxAfr1 chromosome 12, mLoxAfr1.hap2, whole genome shotgun sequence DNA region contains:
- the CCT6A gene encoding T-complex protein 1 subunit zeta yields the protein MAAVKTLNPKAEVARAQAALAVNISAARGLQDVLRTNLGPKGTMKMLVSGAGDIKLTKDGNVLLHEMQIQHPTASLIAKVATAQDDITGDGTTSNVLIIGELLKQADLYISEGLHPRIITEGFEAAKEKALQFLEQIKVSKEMDRQTLIDVARTSLHTKVHAELADVLTEAVVDSILAIKKQDEPIDLFMVEIMEMKHKSETDTSLIRGLVLDHGARHPDMKKRVEDAYILTCNVSLEYEKTEVNSGFFYKSAEEREKLVKAERKFIEDRVNKIIELKKKVCGDSNKGFVVINQKGIDPFSLDALAKEGIVALRRAKRRNMERLTLACGGVALNSLDDLNADCLGRAGLVYEYTLGEEKFTFIEKCNNPRSVTLLIKGPNKHTLTQIKDAIRDGLRAVKNAIDDGCVVPGAGAVEVAMAAALIKYKPSIKGRAQLGVQAFADALLIIPKVLAQNSGFDLQETLVKVQAEHAESGQLVGVDLNTGEPMVAAEAGIWDNYCVKKQLLHSCTVIATNILLVDEIMRAGMSSLKG from the exons ATGGCGGCCGTGAAGACCTTGAACCCCAAGGCCGAGGTGGCCCGAGCCCAGGCGGCGCTGGCGGTCAACATCAGCGCGGCCCGGGGGCTGCAGGACGTGCTGAGGACCAACCTGGGGCCCAAGGGCACCATGAAGAT GCTTGTTTCTGGTGCCGGAGACATCAAGCTGACTAAGGATGGCAACGTGCTGCTCCATGAAATG CAAATTCAACACCCAACAGCCTCCttaatagcaaaagtagcaacaGCCCAGGATGACATAACGGGTGATGGCACGACCTCCAACGTCCTGATCATCGGCGAGTTGCTGAAACAGGCGGATCTCTACATTTCTGAA GGTCTGCACCCCCGAATAATAACTGAAGGATTTGAAGCTGCAAAGGAAAAGGCACTTCAGTTTTTGGAACAAATCAAAGTAAGCAaagagatggacagacagacacttATAGATGTGGCCAGAACATCTCTGCACACTAAAGTTCATGCTGAGCTTGCCGACGTCTTAACAGAG GCTGTAGTTGACTCCATTTTGGCCATCAAAAAACAAGATGAACCTATTGACCTTTTCATGGTTGAAATCATGGAGATGAAACATAAATCTGAAACTGACACAAG CTTAATTAGAGGGCTCGTTTTGGACCATGGGGCCCGGCATCCTGACATGAAGAAGAGAGTAGAAGATGCGTACATCCTCACATGCAATGTGTCCTTAGAATATGAAAAAAC agaagtGAACTCTGGCTTCTTTTATAAGAGtgcagaagagagagagaaacttgtAAAAGCTGAAAGAAAATTCATCGAAGACAGAGTTAACAAAATAAtagaactgaaaaagaaagtCTGTGGTGATTCAAATAAAGGATTTGTTGTTATTAATCAGAAG GGAATTGATCCTTTTTCCTTGGATGCCCTTGCAAAAGAAGGCATAGTAGCTCTGCGCAGGGCGAAACGAAGAAACATGGAGAG GCTGACACTTGCCTGTGGTGGGGTGGCTCTAAATTCCTTGGATGACCTAAACGCTGACTGTTTGGGCCGTGCCGGACTCGTCTATGAGTACACGTTG ggagaagagaaGTTCACCTTCATTGAGAAATGCAATAACCCTCGGTCTGTCACACTGTTGATCAAAGGACCAAATAAGCACACGCTCACTCAAATCAAAGATGCTATAAGAGATGGCTTGAGGGCTGTCAAAAATGCTATCGATGATG GCTGTGTGGTTCCAGGTGCTGGTGCAGTGGAAGTGGCAATGGCAGCAGCTCTGATTAAATACAAGCCCAGCATCAAGGGCAGGGCCCAGCTTGGAGTCCAAGCGTTTGCTGATGCGTTACTCATTATTCCCAAG GTTCTTGCTCAGAACTCTGGTTTTGACCTTCAGGAGACACTAGTAAAAGTTCAAGCAGAACATGCAGAATCTGGTCAACTTGTGGGTGTAGACTTGAACACAG GTGAGCCGATGGTAGCAGCAGAAGCAGGCATATGGGATAACTATTGTGTAAAGAAGCAGCTTCTTCATTCCTG CACTGTGATTGCTACCAACATTCTCCTGGTTGATGAAATCATGCGAGCTGGAATGTCTTCTCTAAAAGGTTGA